One window of Manihot esculenta cultivar AM560-2 chromosome 17, M.esculenta_v8, whole genome shotgun sequence genomic DNA carries:
- the LOC110604735 gene encoding exonuclease 1 isoform X2, which produces MGIQGLLPLLKSIMVPIHIKDLEGCSVAVDTYSWLHKGALSCSTQLCKGLPTSRHIDYCMHRVNLLRHYGVKPILVFDGGLLPMKIEQENKRARIRKENLSRAIEHESNGNSAAAYECYQKAVDISPSIAHELIQILKQENVCYVVAPYEADAQMTFLAVSKQVDAVITEDSDLIPFGCPRQSFFLVQIIFKMDKYGQAVEFHYSRLKQNKELSFSGFTHEMLLQMCILSGCDYLQSLPGMGLKRAHALVNKFKSYDKVIKHLRYSTVSVPPLYEESFQKAIWTFQHQRVYDPITEDIVHLSDISDNLGDNLDFLGPLIPQHIARGIAKGDVDPFTQTPFKEENTSSGAVLNRTSESKNFRPESGKKKVDLPVQKNLLTKYFCFASLEAKREFRAPRTSPINSSPVDKSSPGPKENCSVEAASSSIHCSSESPLDSENGGSTPPDDTVESGFAAEVLEFSESPTLGMTDEKGSFDDNLPQQFVHSMHKPYQALLKECDCKNVQMPNAVEDERTENKKVIVRSSYFNQKSTNKSAEDDNQEKLLVKNDVSYDPCDNVMLKSSYKTKTANNKIVIRSSYFQCKPVNKNRQANEQRRVLVKDDAAMGSEMKDDVILESASLENNGIPMKRKTSPNLQENMKSKHMRADASLSENGCCSPNLDETHTGQKTEGKFGSDISHIDDYSAIAEKSMERFVSAISSFRFSKSGSRASGLRAPLKDVQNTCTSRSNAGVDFSHFAYTSTNKKSQTGLALDRC; this is translated from the exons ATGGGAATACAAGGCCTTTTGCCCCTTTTGAAGTCGATAATGGTGCCCATCCACATCAAGGACTTAGAGGGCTGCTCTGTTGCAGTTGATACTTACTCTTGGCTCCACAAAGGCGCTTTGTCTTGCAGTACTCAGCTCTGCAAAGGATTACCCACCTCCAG GCACATTGACTACTGCATGCACAGAGTAAATTTGTTGCGGCATTATGGTGTTAAACCTATTCTTGTCTTTGATGGTGGTCTCCTGCCGATGAAGATTGAACAAGAGAACAAGCGTGCAAG AATAAGGAAGGAGAATCTTTCACGCGCCATTGAGCATGAGTCAAATGGAAATTCTGCTGCAGCTTATGAGTGCTATCAGAAGGCTGTTGATATTTCACCTTCAATTGCTCATGAACTAATCCAG ATCTTAAAGCAGGAGAATGTTTGTTATGTTGTGGCTCCTTATGAGGCTGATGCACAAATGACCTTCTTGGCAGTAAGCAAACAAGTTGATGCAGTCATCACTGAGGACTCTGATCTTATACCATTTGGTTGTCCCAGA CAATCTTTTTTCCTAGTTCAGATTATCTTCAAAATGGACAAATATGGGCAAGCTGTTGAGTTCCATTATTCCAGGCTCAAGCAGAACAAGGAGCTAAGTTTTTCAGGATTCACCCATGAAATGCTTCTTCAGATGTGCATTTTGAGTGGTTGTGATTATTTGCAGTCATTGCCAGGAATGGGACTTAAAAGGGCTCATGCATTAGTTAATAAATTCAAAAGTTATGACAAG GTAATCAAGCACCTGAGATATAGCACAGTGTCTGTTCCTCCTCTTTATGAAGAGTCTTTCCAGAAAGCAATATGGACCTTCCAACATCAAAGGGTTTATGATCCGATAACTGAAGATATTGTACATTTGTCTGATATATCTGATAATCTTGGAGACAATTTGGACTTTCTAGGCCC ATTGATACCACAACATATTGCTAGAGGAATAGCTAAAGGTGATGTGGATCCCTTTACGCAAACGCCATTCAAG GAAGAAAATACTAGTTCTGGAGCAGTGCTTAACAGGACGTCTGAATCCAAAAATTTTAGACCTGAAAGTGGAAAGAAAAAGGTAGACTTGCCAGTGCAGAAGAATCTCCTGACCAAGTACTTTT GCTTTGCATCTCTTGAAGCAAAGAGAGAATTCAGGGCTCCTCGAACATCACCTATAAATTCCAGTCCGGTAGATAAATCTTCTCCCGGTCCCAAGGAAAATTGCAGTGTTGAGGCTGCATCTAGTAGTATACACTGCTCTTCAGAATCCCCACTCGACTCTGAAAATGGAGGAAGCACCCCACCTGATGATACA GTGGAAAGTGGGTTTGCTGCTGAAGTTCTTGAATTTTCAGAGTCTCCAACTCTTG GCATGACCGATGAGAAAGGAAGTTTCGATGACAATTTGCCCCAACAATTTGTGCATTCGATGCATAAACCTTATCAAGCTTTACTAAAGGAGTGTGATTGTAAGAATGTTCAAATGCCAAATGCAGTTGAAGACGAAAGAACAGAGAACAAAAAGGTCATTGTACGGAGTTCTTattttaatcagaaatcaaCAAACAAGAGTGCTGAAGATGATAATCAAGAAAAGCTCTTAGTCAAGAATGATGTTTCCTATGATCCATGTGATAATGTCATGCTTAAGAGTTCTTACAAGACTAAAACAGCAAACAACAAGATTGTCATAAGGAGCTCTTATTTTCAGTGCAAGCCAGTGAACAAGAATCGTCAAGCAAATGAACAAAGAAGGGTCTTAGTCAAGGATGATGCAGCAATGGGTAGTGAAATGAAGGATGATGTCATTCTTGAAAGTGCTTCTTTAGAGAATAATGGCATCCCCATGAAAAGAAAGACCTCACCAAAT cTTCAGGAGAATATGAAATCCAAGCACATGCGTGCAGATGCATCACTTTCTGAGAATG GGTGCTGTTCTCCTAATCTTGATGAAACACATACGGGACAAAAGACAGAAGGAAAATTTGGATCTGACATTTCACATATAGACGATTATTCTGCCATAGCAGAGAAATCTATGGAGAGATTTGTTTCAGCCATATCATCATTTAGATTCTCCAAATCTGGTTCTCGTGCTAGTGGTCTTCGTGCCCCTCTAAAAGATGTTCAAAACACATGTACCAGTAG ATCAAATGCTGGTGTGGATTTTAGCCATTTTGCTTATACATCAACCAACAAGAAGAGTCAGACTGGTCTAGCACTGGACAGATGCTGA
- the LOC110604735 gene encoding exonuclease 1 isoform X3 gives MGIQGLLPLLKSIMVPIHIKDLEGCSVAVDTYSWLHKGALSCSTQLCKGLPTSRHIDYCMHRVNLLRHYGVKPILVFDGGLLPMKIEQENKRARIRKENLSRAIEHESNGNSAAAYECYQKAVDISPSIAHELIQILKQENVCYVVAPYEADAQMTFLAVSKQVDAVITEDSDLIPFGCPRIIFKMDKYGQAVEFHYSRLKQNKELSFSGFTHEMLLQMCILSGCDYLQSLPGMGLKRAHALVNKFKSYDKVIKHLRYSTVSVPPLYEESFQKAIWTFQHQRVYDPITEDIVHLSDISDNLGDNLDFLGPLIPQHIARGIAKGDVDPFTQTPFKEENTSSGAVLNRTSESKNFRPESGKKKVDLPVQKNLLTKYFCFASLEAKREFRAPRTSPINSSPVDKSSPGPKENCSVEAASSSIHCSSESPLDSENGGSTPPDDTVESGFAAEVLEFSESPTLGMTDEKGSFDDNLPQQFVHSMHKPYQALLKECDCKNVQMPNAVEDERTENKKVIVRSSYFNQKSTNKSAEDDNQEKLLVKNDVSYDPCDNVMLKSSYKTKTANNKIVIRSSYFQCKPVNKNRQANEQRRVLVKDDAAMGSEMKDDVILESASLENNGIPMKRKTSPNVTVQRLQENMKSKHMRADASLSENGCCSPNLDETHTGQKTEGKFGSDISHIDDYSAIAEKSMERFVSAISSFRFSKSGSRASGLRAPLKDVQNTCTSRSNAGVDFSHFAYTSTNKKSQTGLALDRC, from the exons ATGGGAATACAAGGCCTTTTGCCCCTTTTGAAGTCGATAATGGTGCCCATCCACATCAAGGACTTAGAGGGCTGCTCTGTTGCAGTTGATACTTACTCTTGGCTCCACAAAGGCGCTTTGTCTTGCAGTACTCAGCTCTGCAAAGGATTACCCACCTCCAG GCACATTGACTACTGCATGCACAGAGTAAATTTGTTGCGGCATTATGGTGTTAAACCTATTCTTGTCTTTGATGGTGGTCTCCTGCCGATGAAGATTGAACAAGAGAACAAGCGTGCAAG AATAAGGAAGGAGAATCTTTCACGCGCCATTGAGCATGAGTCAAATGGAAATTCTGCTGCAGCTTATGAGTGCTATCAGAAGGCTGTTGATATTTCACCTTCAATTGCTCATGAACTAATCCAG ATCTTAAAGCAGGAGAATGTTTGTTATGTTGTGGCTCCTTATGAGGCTGATGCACAAATGACCTTCTTGGCAGTAAGCAAACAAGTTGATGCAGTCATCACTGAGGACTCTGATCTTATACCATTTGGTTGTCCCAGA ATTATCTTCAAAATGGACAAATATGGGCAAGCTGTTGAGTTCCATTATTCCAGGCTCAAGCAGAACAAGGAGCTAAGTTTTTCAGGATTCACCCATGAAATGCTTCTTCAGATGTGCATTTTGAGTGGTTGTGATTATTTGCAGTCATTGCCAGGAATGGGACTTAAAAGGGCTCATGCATTAGTTAATAAATTCAAAAGTTATGACAAG GTAATCAAGCACCTGAGATATAGCACAGTGTCTGTTCCTCCTCTTTATGAAGAGTCTTTCCAGAAAGCAATATGGACCTTCCAACATCAAAGGGTTTATGATCCGATAACTGAAGATATTGTACATTTGTCTGATATATCTGATAATCTTGGAGACAATTTGGACTTTCTAGGCCC ATTGATACCACAACATATTGCTAGAGGAATAGCTAAAGGTGATGTGGATCCCTTTACGCAAACGCCATTCAAG GAAGAAAATACTAGTTCTGGAGCAGTGCTTAACAGGACGTCTGAATCCAAAAATTTTAGACCTGAAAGTGGAAAGAAAAAGGTAGACTTGCCAGTGCAGAAGAATCTCCTGACCAAGTACTTTT GCTTTGCATCTCTTGAAGCAAAGAGAGAATTCAGGGCTCCTCGAACATCACCTATAAATTCCAGTCCGGTAGATAAATCTTCTCCCGGTCCCAAGGAAAATTGCAGTGTTGAGGCTGCATCTAGTAGTATACACTGCTCTTCAGAATCCCCACTCGACTCTGAAAATGGAGGAAGCACCCCACCTGATGATACA GTGGAAAGTGGGTTTGCTGCTGAAGTTCTTGAATTTTCAGAGTCTCCAACTCTTG GCATGACCGATGAGAAAGGAAGTTTCGATGACAATTTGCCCCAACAATTTGTGCATTCGATGCATAAACCTTATCAAGCTTTACTAAAGGAGTGTGATTGTAAGAATGTTCAAATGCCAAATGCAGTTGAAGACGAAAGAACAGAGAACAAAAAGGTCATTGTACGGAGTTCTTattttaatcagaaatcaaCAAACAAGAGTGCTGAAGATGATAATCAAGAAAAGCTCTTAGTCAAGAATGATGTTTCCTATGATCCATGTGATAATGTCATGCTTAAGAGTTCTTACAAGACTAAAACAGCAAACAACAAGATTGTCATAAGGAGCTCTTATTTTCAGTGCAAGCCAGTGAACAAGAATCGTCAAGCAAATGAACAAAGAAGGGTCTTAGTCAAGGATGATGCAGCAATGGGTAGTGAAATGAAGGATGATGTCATTCTTGAAAGTGCTTCTTTAGAGAATAATGGCATCCCCATGAAAAGAAAGACCTCACCAAATGTAACTGTTCAAAGA cTTCAGGAGAATATGAAATCCAAGCACATGCGTGCAGATGCATCACTTTCTGAGAATG GGTGCTGTTCTCCTAATCTTGATGAAACACATACGGGACAAAAGACAGAAGGAAAATTTGGATCTGACATTTCACATATAGACGATTATTCTGCCATAGCAGAGAAATCTATGGAGAGATTTGTTTCAGCCATATCATCATTTAGATTCTCCAAATCTGGTTCTCGTGCTAGTGGTCTTCGTGCCCCTCTAAAAGATGTTCAAAACACATGTACCAGTAG ATCAAATGCTGGTGTGGATTTTAGCCATTTTGCTTATACATCAACCAACAAGAAGAGTCAGACTGGTCTAGCACTGGACAGATGCTGA
- the LOC110604735 gene encoding exonuclease 1 isoform X4, producing the protein MGIQGLLPLLKSIMVPIHIKDLEGCSVAVDTYSWLHKGALSCSTQLCKGLPTSRIRKENLSRAIEHESNGNSAAAYECYQKAVDISPSIAHELIQILKQENVCYVVAPYEADAQMTFLAVSKQVDAVITEDSDLIPFGCPRQSFFLVQIIFKMDKYGQAVEFHYSRLKQNKELSFSGFTHEMLLQMCILSGCDYLQSLPGMGLKRAHALVNKFKSYDKVIKHLRYSTVSVPPLYEESFQKAIWTFQHQRVYDPITEDIVHLSDISDNLGDNLDFLGPLIPQHIARGIAKGDVDPFTQTPFKEENTSSGAVLNRTSESKNFRPESGKKKVDLPVQKNLLTKYFCFASLEAKREFRAPRTSPINSSPVDKSSPGPKENCSVEAASSSIHCSSESPLDSENGGSTPPDDTVESGFAAEVLEFSESPTLGMTDEKGSFDDNLPQQFVHSMHKPYQALLKECDCKNVQMPNAVEDERTENKKVIVRSSYFNQKSTNKSAEDDNQEKLLVKNDVSYDPCDNVMLKSSYKTKTANNKIVIRSSYFQCKPVNKNRQANEQRRVLVKDDAAMGSEMKDDVILESASLENNGIPMKRKTSPNVTVQRLQENMKSKHMRADASLSENGCCSPNLDETHTGQKTEGKFGSDISHIDDYSAIAEKSMERFVSAISSFRFSKSGSRASGLRAPLKDVQNTCTSRSNAGVDFSHFAYTSTNKKSQTGLALDRC; encoded by the exons ATGGGAATACAAGGCCTTTTGCCCCTTTTGAAGTCGATAATGGTGCCCATCCACATCAAGGACTTAGAGGGCTGCTCTGTTGCAGTTGATACTTACTCTTGGCTCCACAAAGGCGCTTTGTCTTGCAGTACTCAGCTCTGCAAAGGATTACCCACCTCCAG AATAAGGAAGGAGAATCTTTCACGCGCCATTGAGCATGAGTCAAATGGAAATTCTGCTGCAGCTTATGAGTGCTATCAGAAGGCTGTTGATATTTCACCTTCAATTGCTCATGAACTAATCCAG ATCTTAAAGCAGGAGAATGTTTGTTATGTTGTGGCTCCTTATGAGGCTGATGCACAAATGACCTTCTTGGCAGTAAGCAAACAAGTTGATGCAGTCATCACTGAGGACTCTGATCTTATACCATTTGGTTGTCCCAGA CAATCTTTTTTCCTAGTTCAGATTATCTTCAAAATGGACAAATATGGGCAAGCTGTTGAGTTCCATTATTCCAGGCTCAAGCAGAACAAGGAGCTAAGTTTTTCAGGATTCACCCATGAAATGCTTCTTCAGATGTGCATTTTGAGTGGTTGTGATTATTTGCAGTCATTGCCAGGAATGGGACTTAAAAGGGCTCATGCATTAGTTAATAAATTCAAAAGTTATGACAAG GTAATCAAGCACCTGAGATATAGCACAGTGTCTGTTCCTCCTCTTTATGAAGAGTCTTTCCAGAAAGCAATATGGACCTTCCAACATCAAAGGGTTTATGATCCGATAACTGAAGATATTGTACATTTGTCTGATATATCTGATAATCTTGGAGACAATTTGGACTTTCTAGGCCC ATTGATACCACAACATATTGCTAGAGGAATAGCTAAAGGTGATGTGGATCCCTTTACGCAAACGCCATTCAAG GAAGAAAATACTAGTTCTGGAGCAGTGCTTAACAGGACGTCTGAATCCAAAAATTTTAGACCTGAAAGTGGAAAGAAAAAGGTAGACTTGCCAGTGCAGAAGAATCTCCTGACCAAGTACTTTT GCTTTGCATCTCTTGAAGCAAAGAGAGAATTCAGGGCTCCTCGAACATCACCTATAAATTCCAGTCCGGTAGATAAATCTTCTCCCGGTCCCAAGGAAAATTGCAGTGTTGAGGCTGCATCTAGTAGTATACACTGCTCTTCAGAATCCCCACTCGACTCTGAAAATGGAGGAAGCACCCCACCTGATGATACA GTGGAAAGTGGGTTTGCTGCTGAAGTTCTTGAATTTTCAGAGTCTCCAACTCTTG GCATGACCGATGAGAAAGGAAGTTTCGATGACAATTTGCCCCAACAATTTGTGCATTCGATGCATAAACCTTATCAAGCTTTACTAAAGGAGTGTGATTGTAAGAATGTTCAAATGCCAAATGCAGTTGAAGACGAAAGAACAGAGAACAAAAAGGTCATTGTACGGAGTTCTTattttaatcagaaatcaaCAAACAAGAGTGCTGAAGATGATAATCAAGAAAAGCTCTTAGTCAAGAATGATGTTTCCTATGATCCATGTGATAATGTCATGCTTAAGAGTTCTTACAAGACTAAAACAGCAAACAACAAGATTGTCATAAGGAGCTCTTATTTTCAGTGCAAGCCAGTGAACAAGAATCGTCAAGCAAATGAACAAAGAAGGGTCTTAGTCAAGGATGATGCAGCAATGGGTAGTGAAATGAAGGATGATGTCATTCTTGAAAGTGCTTCTTTAGAGAATAATGGCATCCCCATGAAAAGAAAGACCTCACCAAATGTAACTGTTCAAAGA cTTCAGGAGAATATGAAATCCAAGCACATGCGTGCAGATGCATCACTTTCTGAGAATG GGTGCTGTTCTCCTAATCTTGATGAAACACATACGGGACAAAAGACAGAAGGAAAATTTGGATCTGACATTTCACATATAGACGATTATTCTGCCATAGCAGAGAAATCTATGGAGAGATTTGTTTCAGCCATATCATCATTTAGATTCTCCAAATCTGGTTCTCGTGCTAGTGGTCTTCGTGCCCCTCTAAAAGATGTTCAAAACACATGTACCAGTAG ATCAAATGCTGGTGTGGATTTTAGCCATTTTGCTTATACATCAACCAACAAGAAGAGTCAGACTGGTCTAGCACTGGACAGATGCTGA
- the LOC110604735 gene encoding exonuclease 1 isoform X1 — protein sequence MGIQGLLPLLKSIMVPIHIKDLEGCSVAVDTYSWLHKGALSCSTQLCKGLPTSRHIDYCMHRVNLLRHYGVKPILVFDGGLLPMKIEQENKRARIRKENLSRAIEHESNGNSAAAYECYQKAVDISPSIAHELIQILKQENVCYVVAPYEADAQMTFLAVSKQVDAVITEDSDLIPFGCPRQSFFLVQIIFKMDKYGQAVEFHYSRLKQNKELSFSGFTHEMLLQMCILSGCDYLQSLPGMGLKRAHALVNKFKSYDKVIKHLRYSTVSVPPLYEESFQKAIWTFQHQRVYDPITEDIVHLSDISDNLGDNLDFLGPLIPQHIARGIAKGDVDPFTQTPFKEENTSSGAVLNRTSESKNFRPESGKKKVDLPVQKNLLTKYFCFASLEAKREFRAPRTSPINSSPVDKSSPGPKENCSVEAASSSIHCSSESPLDSENGGSTPPDDTVESGFAAEVLEFSESPTLGMTDEKGSFDDNLPQQFVHSMHKPYQALLKECDCKNVQMPNAVEDERTENKKVIVRSSYFNQKSTNKSAEDDNQEKLLVKNDVSYDPCDNVMLKSSYKTKTANNKIVIRSSYFQCKPVNKNRQANEQRRVLVKDDAAMGSEMKDDVILESASLENNGIPMKRKTSPNVTVQRLQENMKSKHMRADASLSENGCCSPNLDETHTGQKTEGKFGSDISHIDDYSAIAEKSMERFVSAISSFRFSKSGSRASGLRAPLKDVQNTCTSRSNAGVDFSHFAYTSTNKKSQTGLALDRC from the exons ATGGGAATACAAGGCCTTTTGCCCCTTTTGAAGTCGATAATGGTGCCCATCCACATCAAGGACTTAGAGGGCTGCTCTGTTGCAGTTGATACTTACTCTTGGCTCCACAAAGGCGCTTTGTCTTGCAGTACTCAGCTCTGCAAAGGATTACCCACCTCCAG GCACATTGACTACTGCATGCACAGAGTAAATTTGTTGCGGCATTATGGTGTTAAACCTATTCTTGTCTTTGATGGTGGTCTCCTGCCGATGAAGATTGAACAAGAGAACAAGCGTGCAAG AATAAGGAAGGAGAATCTTTCACGCGCCATTGAGCATGAGTCAAATGGAAATTCTGCTGCAGCTTATGAGTGCTATCAGAAGGCTGTTGATATTTCACCTTCAATTGCTCATGAACTAATCCAG ATCTTAAAGCAGGAGAATGTTTGTTATGTTGTGGCTCCTTATGAGGCTGATGCACAAATGACCTTCTTGGCAGTAAGCAAACAAGTTGATGCAGTCATCACTGAGGACTCTGATCTTATACCATTTGGTTGTCCCAGA CAATCTTTTTTCCTAGTTCAGATTATCTTCAAAATGGACAAATATGGGCAAGCTGTTGAGTTCCATTATTCCAGGCTCAAGCAGAACAAGGAGCTAAGTTTTTCAGGATTCACCCATGAAATGCTTCTTCAGATGTGCATTTTGAGTGGTTGTGATTATTTGCAGTCATTGCCAGGAATGGGACTTAAAAGGGCTCATGCATTAGTTAATAAATTCAAAAGTTATGACAAG GTAATCAAGCACCTGAGATATAGCACAGTGTCTGTTCCTCCTCTTTATGAAGAGTCTTTCCAGAAAGCAATATGGACCTTCCAACATCAAAGGGTTTATGATCCGATAACTGAAGATATTGTACATTTGTCTGATATATCTGATAATCTTGGAGACAATTTGGACTTTCTAGGCCC ATTGATACCACAACATATTGCTAGAGGAATAGCTAAAGGTGATGTGGATCCCTTTACGCAAACGCCATTCAAG GAAGAAAATACTAGTTCTGGAGCAGTGCTTAACAGGACGTCTGAATCCAAAAATTTTAGACCTGAAAGTGGAAAGAAAAAGGTAGACTTGCCAGTGCAGAAGAATCTCCTGACCAAGTACTTTT GCTTTGCATCTCTTGAAGCAAAGAGAGAATTCAGGGCTCCTCGAACATCACCTATAAATTCCAGTCCGGTAGATAAATCTTCTCCCGGTCCCAAGGAAAATTGCAGTGTTGAGGCTGCATCTAGTAGTATACACTGCTCTTCAGAATCCCCACTCGACTCTGAAAATGGAGGAAGCACCCCACCTGATGATACA GTGGAAAGTGGGTTTGCTGCTGAAGTTCTTGAATTTTCAGAGTCTCCAACTCTTG GCATGACCGATGAGAAAGGAAGTTTCGATGACAATTTGCCCCAACAATTTGTGCATTCGATGCATAAACCTTATCAAGCTTTACTAAAGGAGTGTGATTGTAAGAATGTTCAAATGCCAAATGCAGTTGAAGACGAAAGAACAGAGAACAAAAAGGTCATTGTACGGAGTTCTTattttaatcagaaatcaaCAAACAAGAGTGCTGAAGATGATAATCAAGAAAAGCTCTTAGTCAAGAATGATGTTTCCTATGATCCATGTGATAATGTCATGCTTAAGAGTTCTTACAAGACTAAAACAGCAAACAACAAGATTGTCATAAGGAGCTCTTATTTTCAGTGCAAGCCAGTGAACAAGAATCGTCAAGCAAATGAACAAAGAAGGGTCTTAGTCAAGGATGATGCAGCAATGGGTAGTGAAATGAAGGATGATGTCATTCTTGAAAGTGCTTCTTTAGAGAATAATGGCATCCCCATGAAAAGAAAGACCTCACCAAATGTAACTGTTCAAAGA cTTCAGGAGAATATGAAATCCAAGCACATGCGTGCAGATGCATCACTTTCTGAGAATG GGTGCTGTTCTCCTAATCTTGATGAAACACATACGGGACAAAAGACAGAAGGAAAATTTGGATCTGACATTTCACATATAGACGATTATTCTGCCATAGCAGAGAAATCTATGGAGAGATTTGTTTCAGCCATATCATCATTTAGATTCTCCAAATCTGGTTCTCGTGCTAGTGGTCTTCGTGCCCCTCTAAAAGATGTTCAAAACACATGTACCAGTAG ATCAAATGCTGGTGTGGATTTTAGCCATTTTGCTTATACATCAACCAACAAGAAGAGTCAGACTGGTCTAGCACTGGACAGATGCTGA
- the LOC110604474 gene encoding bidirectional sugar transporter SWEET2a, translating into MISTGLSSVFSGCSDAAGIAGNIFAFVLFLSPIPTFRRIIKSQSTEQFSGLPYVYAFLNCLICLWYGLPIISPGIILVATVNSIGAVFQLIYISIFIWYADNSRKLKMSGLLVAVVAAFGVIAFVSMAFFESHARQIFVGYLSVFSLISMFASPLCVINLVIKTRSVEYMPFYLSLATFVMSLSFFAYGMLKFDPFIYVPNGIGTILGICQLVLYSYYSSKYGEDSSEPLLAPYA; encoded by the exons ATGATTTCAACTGGGTTGTCTTCCGTTTTCTCTGGCTGCAGTGATGCAGCTGGAATTGCTG GGAACATCTTCGCCTTTGTGCTATTTTTATCACCCAT ACCAACATTTAGGAGAATTATCAAAAGCCAATCAACAGAACAGTTCTCTGGATTGCCTTATGTGTATGCATTCTTGAACTGTTTGATCTGCCTGTGGTATGGCCTGCCCATCATATCACCTGGGATCATATTAGTTGCAACAGTAAATTCAATTGGAGCAGTTTTCCAATTGATCTACATAAGTATCTTCATCTGGTATGCTGATAACTCTAGAAAG TTGAAGATGTCAGGACTACTGGTTGCAGTTGTTGCAGCATTTGGTGTGATAGCCTTTGTGAGCATGGCATTTTTTGAATCTCATGCTCGGCAAATATTCGTCGGATATTTAAGTGttttttctctcatttccaTGTTTGCATCTCCTCTCTGTGTCATT AATTTGGTGATTAAGACAAGGAGCGTTGAATACATGCCTTTCTATCTCTCGCTTGCGACCTTCGTGATGAGTCTCTCTTTCTTTGCATATGGAATGCTGAAATTTGATCCTTTCATTTAT GTCCCGAATGGAATTGGAACAATCTTGGGTATATGTCAATTGGTATTGTACTCTTATTACAGCAGCAAATATGGTGAAGACTCGAGCGAACCCTTGCTAGCCCCATATGCCTGA